TCCTCGCGCGCAAAGACGACCTTTTATGACCCGCCATAAAAGCAGACATCCATGGATCCAAGTCATGGTTGTGGGTCGAGTGTACAGATGACACCATCCACTCACCGGAAACTTGCCTAATAGCATTAATTAATATGGGCCttacaatttattttttcgTATATTTCTTACAATCCGACTTCCCACCATGATCATACGATTGGTAGGCGTCGCGGAGTCTTTCAACAGTGTCAAACACCATGCCCGATTTAGGCCCTTCCTCGCACCATCTTCTCGAACACATCTTTGAAAACCTCAACAGTTGAGGTTTCTTCCTCGGAATCGGATCCAAAAAACTCATACAAAAGTTCATTGCTAGCCATAGATGGTAATGGAGTGGGATTatgttacggacgtcctccgtaacgtgaCCGGATGGCGATCTTCTCGGACGGATAGGATGATCAATCCTTCGACAAGCTCGAAGGAAGGCTCACGATTTGCCGGttctcggacgttctccgatgagcaGCAAATAAGGAACGAAAATTATACTTGATACTCAAGCCAAGTTGGACGAAatactaatttcattaattgattgaatgaataaagtgataacaataactcatatttataatgctactaacttaatgaacaagaaacaaatatctaaacaaatatggaaaagatatggtaaatcaaatatgcaactaaataattgggatatggatatgatcgtatcaactcccccacggttgaaatccaccttgtcctcaaggtgggaaccacgaagcaataGAGAGAGTTGAAAGCCGACTTTGGCGAGacatctcctcctggatcaaacacatatcgaacaaCTAAATATCTCCCTTTATCACCTTtggcaaaaatcaacaaaggagacccaatgtGGTCAGAAAAATTCCATGCCCACACAAAAAGCTTGCCAACGCTTCCAAGAATGCTCAAACACGACGtgtcattgcgcggagggatcaaccttgcatcggtgTCGAGTGATGTTGATCGAGAATTCCGACGTGTAGCACCCCTCAGATGCAAATCCCCACAGATAAAGGCAATCTCCTTCAATtgtattggaaaggacggtgcaactttatttccaactaatgcaCATAGATAAGCACCACCATTTTCACTAAAACAATTCTCAACAACATCGTGAGATGTCACTCGAGCAGCATCGAGAGATGCGACgaccttcttcacttcctcaATGGAATCAACCTCCTCGTCGCCATCTAACAATGTTTCTTCCTCTCCACTGATATAGGGGCTGCACGGCGGAGAGATCATAGCTGGTGGAGGCAGTTCATCTAACAATCCGCCTTCCCCTCCGCTGTCGTCGTCGGGGCTGCAAGACGGAACTGTTGGGGGCAGATTCGAAGATGGGACAGCAGCTATAGCGGGCAGTGACGCTGCTGCACGGCAGTGGCTTGTCATGCTCAAGCAAGATGACGagcgttgtggtggtggtggcgggacAACAATGACAGTTAGTTGTGAGTTGCTAGATCGGTCGTGGTGGACATCAGCGTCCTCACCATATCCAACAGAGTCACAATCATAATCAGGGTAATATATGGATGCGATCTCTTCATAATCCAGGTTACCCATCGACACCCCAGCGCCCGGCGGGTCCCAACAGGATGGTTGGCGAGAAGGCTCGTTCTGCAGCTGCAGAAATTGACGAAGCGGGAACCCCCTGTACGTTGGTGGCGGTCCATAGTCGAAGGGATGATAGTGCTCGGGCAGTTGATAACGAGTTTGGTGGAGGTGGTACGGGCGGCGTCTATCCGGCTGATATGGAGGCGACGGTGTGTACCTGTCCGACTGGTGGTGTTGTGGCCGCCGGTACGTAGGCTGGGTGTAACGCCGATGCCGCTTGTCCCAATCAGCGCGTCGTTCCAAGTTTGCGACCCGGCGATCCATCTTATCGAAGCGCGCATTCAATTGCTCAAACCCTAAAGTGATTGGGTCGACAGAAGACTTCCCGGATTGATCTCTTTGGTCCGGTCGATAGTCGCCGGTGTTGGGGTGTCGCGGCGGGCAGATCTGCAGCGCCGGCGTCGCCTCCCTCGTCGGCAGTTCCGACGTATATTGGCCATGGTGTGTTGACGTCATGAGTACGGTGGAGTGGATTAGATGCGGTTGTGATGGTAGTGTTAtggctgattttttttttttttttttttttttttttttttgggaaataTAGATGAACGAAGATGGAGGATGagtacgggatgaaagcaccagttgttacggacgtcctccgtaacgtgaCCGGATGGCGATCTTCTCGGACGGATAGGATGATCAATCCTTCGACAAGCTCGAAGGAAGGCTCACGATTTGCCGGttctcggacgttctccgatgagcaGCAAATAAGGAACGAAAATTATACTTGATACTCAAGCCAAGTTGGACGAAatactaatttcattaattgattgaatgaataaagtgataacaataactcatatttataatgctactaacttaatgaacaagaaaacaaagatatagaaaaagatacgcaaatccctaatatatctaaactaaatattcatagtataagactcgtatcaactcccccacggttaaaattcaccttgtcctcaagatGGAAATCACGAAGCAATGAAGATGGTCGATAACAGAAGcttctcctcctggatcaaacgcataCCGAATAGTTGGACATGTCACTTCACCTTctccataaaaaatcatcaaGGTAGGATCAAAACAGTCGTCAAAATTCAGCGCTAAAACATGAAGCTTGTTAACACGTCCACGAACTCCCAAACACGTCGTGTAATTTCGCGGCGGGACCATCCGTACATCGATGGCAAGCAATGTCggtcaatgaaagcaccagttgttacggacgtcctccgtaacgtgaCCGGATGGCGATCTTCTCGGACGGATAGGATGATCAATCCTTCGACAAGCTCGAAGGAAGGCTCACGATTTGCCGGttctcggacgttctccgatgagcaGCAAATAAGGAACGAAAATTATACTTGATACTCAAGCCAAGTTGGACGAAatactaatttcattaattgattgaatgaataaagtgataacaataactcatatttataatgctactaacttaatgaataagaaacaaatatctaaacaaatatggaaaagatatggtaaatcaaatatgcaactaaataattgggatatggatatgatcgtatcagaTTACGTTTATGAACGAGAAGAAGCACATCATTAATTAAGTTATAGTATTACTCCTACAATCATGCGTCCATTTGTATATACTGTGTAGAGCAATATTTTTTGAGATATTATACGATCCCCTTGTAATCTTGTTAATATATAATTGGGATTCGTTAGTTGTTACTATAGGTAAATCTAGCTAGAACTTTATGAATTTGGTTACTTTTacaaattttagaaaaatgttGGCATGGAAAAATTAATATGTTATGATTATCAGGCTCACTAACTTCAATCAACAATCAATCTACTAGTAACAAACAGGGGTAAAGAGCCACGACCAagccaaaaaaaagaagaagctcCATTCCTTCGTTTTTATAATGGATTAAATTAATATGATTAATTTCGTGTTAcataaaggaaaataaatcataaaatcaATCTATATCAATTCTAGACCCAAAATGTAGCATTAAATAACTATTACTCCGTAAAATCGGTCCAAAAACTGGGACCAATGTGAAGCTATTTTTCTGCATATCACATTAGTTAAAGTCGAATCCATTAAATCCTACTctaaacttttctttaatatatCATGTTATGGTGCAATAtagtaatagtattttttttaagttactATAAAAGAATAAAAGGAATAGTATTAATGAAGTGATTTGCAGTGCTCAGATTATGGatgtttaattttaatgttttaaaaTAGGCGAATATTGTGAGTGGAGGCGTTTTTAGTACTTCGTTGGTGTTATTTATGTGTTGATTTGATGTTcattaaaaatttgattttttacaAACAAATATGCATTTAGACACTTCATATCTTATTTCTCTTTCGGGTTATTGTAACTTGTAAGGCCAAATAATGCCGGAGCGGATCACCTACTCCAACAATGGTGCATCATTCCTACTCCACActtacaacaaaataaaataatcttataaaCATGAGCAATTTTAATAAGTAATGGTGGATCCATTTTATTTTGAAGTGAGTGTGGAGTATGAATGATGCACTATTGTTGGAGTAGAAATAATGCTTTGTACTTGTTTGTAAAAACACAAACTGTGGCCATATTTCGATTATTAAccaaatggagtatataaattatGGATGAAAAAATTACTCAAACTTTATAAGTTTTTATAATTTGGCTTGAGCTCAAATCTTGTTTAAAATTAACTCGATTGACCAGAGTTTAATGGCAATTTGGAATCTGTTCCCCCTTTACTTCTGAACATGATTATGCTGAAAATCAGGAAGGTGTGCTGAAAATCATTACCTTCTCCACATATTTATAGAGaactcagttggttcctgggtggtagattgtccctaagAGAATCCATTTATTTTAGATAATAACGAAGGTGTGATTTCATCACTACCAATAGAATCCAGAAAAAGGAAACAGATTCCCCAAAAAGAGAGAATATATATCCAGAAATGAGAAATCAAAACAAATCCAACCAATAATATGCTACACACACTTCCCGCCATATCCTGCGTTTCTGAGAAGCGAATGCTTTATCTCTTCTGGATCCAAATtcgccatcttcttcttcaaatcCTGCAATTATTAATTCCCcaaattatcaaaatttataaataaaaaaaaagtaaaaaagaaaattaaaatgtgAGACCTCTGAGCAAGAGGCTTGCAGAGCAAAGTCATTATAACAGCTGATAGCACAGTGATGAATCTCCAGCCCTAATGCTTCCAATGTGGTCACCATTGACAGCAACAATCCTGGCTTCGTCTCGCACCTAATCCCGATTCTCGTATCCAGATTTCCTCTCTCCACTTCAAACTGCAATATTCTCGAATAAGGAGTAATTGTTATTTGTTGATCAGCTTTGGAAGAAGAATCGATTTTACCTTGGGCGAACAATCATTAGGTTTGGCATCCTTGAATATGCTCATGACGCTCAATTGATTTTCCCCCAAATGCGTTTCCTCTCGCAATTTGTTGATTCTCTCCAGCAGCTCTCTCATGTAGTCTATGGCGTCTCCCAAAATCGATGTTCTGTCCATCTGCAATTTTCGTTTTCCCCCTTTTTCAGATCACAGTAGCATATATACTAGAAATTGAAACGAATACAGGAAATGAAAAGGTTACATAACCTTGCTAATTTTGGGAACAATTGATCTGAGCATGGAGAGGCGGTCGTTGAGGCGCTTCCGGCGCCGCCTCTCCGCCATGAGGTTCTTCGACGGCTGGCCATtgagcttcttcttcttcttcttctcaggGCAAAATAGTCCGATGTTGAAAATGGGGGTTTCGGATACGGGTTGGGGTTCACATGGGGCCCCGGTATCCGTATTTTGGAGGCCGTATGTGAAGTGGTAAGGGAGCGTTTGGGGATGGAGGCTGAAAGTGGAGGAATCGACAGTGAAGTCGGGCGGTGATAGCTCGTCGGCGTAGGACGAGAGGTTTTGGAAGCAATCATTTGTTGAAGGGATGTTAATATAAGTATTTGGGTAAGATTCTTGATTTGTGCAATGATCCAGACATAGTAACTCTTTCAATAAACCATGGTGATCATTTGTATAGTACTCCATCTCTCTCTAACACAAAGATGAAGCAGAGATTCAAGTAGTCTCTCTCAAAACCAAACACAACAGAGATAGAGATGCTGATGCATTGTTGTGCACTCCTATCTATATAGGTAAACAGAATGAATGACGTGTGGAATCGAAAATAATGAACCAATTCCTCTGtcatactagtagtactatttcaTTACAAatgttaaaaattaatacatacgTTTTGTGTTTATTACATATTCAATTTCTATTTATTGAAATGACACAACTAATTTATTGATTGAAATGGGGAAACACATTCTCTGTTACAACTTCACaaaaaggaataaaataaaattttgatttttatgaattttataaaattaaaaatgtcaataatattttaaatatattagaaTCAAGTTAAATATATAAACGAAAACAAATAACGCTAAAAATGTATTGAACGAGGGTGGTGTTCGCAGTAGAATTAAACATCGTCCTTGAGTAATTACTAGCATGCATTCACATTGATAGTGCTATACTGCCTATACAGAATTTACTATACTAGTATAGTTTATGGTGTGAATTTTAGCTTTTGATTTATGATTtagtttgaatttaatttttaaaaagtctGAACTTTGTTACAGATATGAACTATGGTCGGATTCAATTTTTTTGGTTCGCTCACTAGTAAAATATGCTTTTTTAGCCGAGATGCTGGAAGAATGAAGTAATGACTAATgacacgagaaataataaaataattacaagCTATAAGGCCATAATTTTTTACGAAGACATAATTCGATAATTTTGAGAAGTTCAGATTGCTTTAAAGTTAAATTGTAATAGAGTAATAAATCTATAAGTTTAAGCTTATattatacttatatttttaCATATTAGTGTCACAATAATACATGGagcattttattataatatatcGTAGATCTAATGAAAAATCTATAGTCTAGATTAAAAAGTTGAGAAATATGTGAGGAAAAGTTTACAATGATAGTTGATATAGGACtgacaaatcgtgcggattgagTCGTTATcggttatcgggtcaacctgataacgacccaacctAATAAGGTCTAACCCGAActcgacctgttaaggaaactgtaaatccgaacacgaacccgacctgctaccttcaaatccgaactcGACCCACActcgacacgaacccgttatcgacacgatataatatgggttgacacgacacgataacgacccgaacctgatattaaacgattaaaacatgatattacacgattaaaccttatttttcaacctaatttacacgattaaaattcgttttatactatttaaacctaatttacaacaaattaaaattaaattaatatacatatttttaaaataatattattatttcttaatgggttataTGTATCTGACCCACATCCAACCCgcacccaacccgaaattatcgggttcttaatgggtcaacccgataaggacacggagccaataagacttgaccccaacccaataatttcgtgcggattcgtgttggattatcgtgtcgtgtcaaaaattgtctGCCCTATGATATATATACTTGATACTCAACATGTATTGCGTGCAAAAACAAAGTATTCTTTTCGGTCTTTATTATTTCCTAAGTTCCCTGTTATTGAGGCATTTATTATTAGCACgaagttttaaaataaagtgtTAAATggattatgaataaaataagaaagaatagaataaaagagatgaagaataaattaaaagagagtTATTTTtcaccaaaaatagaaatgacacAATTATCATAAAACTTTCCACAATAGAAAAAAGGACTCAATAAATATGGAACAAGGAGAGTACTTCAGTACTTGTCACTAGTTTCCTTCTCGATCCATTTACAAATACTTGTCGcattactttttactatttttaataattgatcATACATTCTACttatattttactataaaattaacataaaaataatttatattttactaatcATTTCCACCAATTttcctttatgaattttttaataTCTAGAGTCAGAAAACCAGTGACAACTACTACTAGGATATGAAATGTTTAACATTTAGAATCATTCCACGTCAATTCATACCTGTTATACTGTTTCATGATATGTATTTTTACGTACCCCTCAATTCAAAAATCATAGGTATCTCATGATTTCATCGCAGAGTGAAATtccaataataaaaattgatatAAATTGAAAAGATAGAATAGAattgaaaaatattactccctctccatccgtgaaatgttgtccagtttttGCCATTTTGATCCGTCTGCAAAATAttgtcacttttttttttctatttttgataaatggactccattttccactaactcattacactcatattttattataaaactaatatataaatgtggaacctacatttcactaactttttctactcacttttcttcacatttcctAAAATTCGTGCCGAATCAAACTTGGACAGTATTTTgctgacggagggagtagaaatTAAGATAAGTCGAATCGTTAACATAATAGTACAAGATAACTAAAGGTTAAACAATAATGTCCAAAACTGTATTACTGTAGTAAAAATTGTGGTAGCTGCAAATTGGAAAGTTCAATTTTGTTATACTTTCCTTTGTCCCATAAAATAAGgacactttttctttttcatatgtTCCATAAAATATCTCAATatctcattttcatttatgaaaagttTTTCAAATACAGTActcatatatatcaatttatttataacttataccactagactcaccattaaacactactccctctgtcccacaaagattgtctcaccTTGATCGGGCattgattttaagaaatgtaatgaaaagtggattgaaaaagttagtggaatgtgagtcctcctacttttatatattagttttataataaaatatgagtatggatgggttagtggaatatgaggtccactactaaaaatggtaaaaagtgaaatgggataaAATTTATGGGACGaacggaaatgaaaaaatgggacaatacgggttagtggaatatgaggtccactactaaaaatggtaaaaagtgaaatgggataaAATTTATGGGACGaacgga
This sequence is a window from Salvia splendens isolate huo1 chromosome 5, SspV2, whole genome shotgun sequence. Protein-coding genes within it:
- the LOC121802972 gene encoding transcription factor bHLH93-like yields the protein MEYYTNDHHGLLKELLCLDHCTNQESYPNTYINIPSTNDCFQNLSSYADELSPPDFTVDSSTFSLHPQTLPYHFTYGLQNTDTGAPCEPQPVSETPIFNIGLFCPEKKKKKKLNGQPSKNLMAERRRRKRLNDRLSMLRSIVPKISKMDRTSILGDAIDYMRELLERINKLREETHLGENQLSVMSIFKDAKPNDCSPKFEVERGNLDTRIGIRCETKPGLLLSMVTTLEALGLEIHHCAISCYNDFALQASCSEDLKKKMANLDPEEIKHSLLRNAGYGGKCV